In Mustelus asterias chromosome 28, sMusAst1.hap1.1, whole genome shotgun sequence, a single window of DNA contains:
- the slc18a3a gene encoding putative vesicular acetylcholine transporter-A has translation MAAELTIGLAKSAVVKICNVVGERTKQISGAMQEPRRQRRIMLVIVCVALLLDNMLYMVIVPIIPNYLETLRTYKLVYVTTVSNGTNGSLVNTTQRPILYRNPNANEDIQIGVLFASKAILQLLANPLTGTFIDRVGCDIPLFIGLTIIFFSTLTFAFGESYAMLFVARSLQGLGSAFADTSGIAMIADKYTEESERSTALGIALAFISFGSLVAPPFGGILYEFAGKSVPFLVLSFVSLLDGILLLTVIMPFTSRTRENMPQGSPIYKLMIDPYIAVVAGALTTCNIPLAFLEPTISNWMKQTMNASEWQMGLTWLPAFFPHVLGVYITVKLAAKYPNYQWFYGAIGMVIIGASSCTVPACRNFEELIIPLCSLCFGIALVDTALLPTLAFLVDVRHVSVYGSVYAIADISYSVAYALGPIVAGQIVHTLGFVQLNLGMGCANVLYAPALLLLRNVCQMKPSLSERNVLLEEGPKGLYDTIRLEERKASKKGYGSSAAKHPGARVLVNSESEGPRRKQIVSEDDSSGSDYS, from the coding sequence ATGGCGGCAGAGTTGACAATCGGACTGGCCAAGTCAGCCGTGGTGAAAATTTGCAATGTGGTTGGGGAAAGAACTAAGCAGATCAGCGGGGCCATGCAGGAACCGAGGCGGCAGAGAAGAATTATGCTGGTTATAGTCTGCGTGGCCCTTCTGTTGGACAACATGCTGTACATGGTGATTGTACCCATCATACCAAACTATCTGGAAACTCTCAGAACTTACAAACTGGTCTATGTCACCACCGTGTCCAATGGGACCAATGGCTCCCTTGTAAATACTACTCAGAGACCCATACTGTACAGGAACCCCAACGCCAATGAAGACATACAAATTGGGGTGCTCTTCGCCTCCAAGGCCATCCTCCAGCTCCTTGCCAACCCCCTGACTGGCACCTTCATTGACCGAGTGGGCTGCGACATCCCACTCTTCATAGGACTCACAATCATCTTCTTCTCCACCCTCACCTTTGCCTTTGGTGAGAGTTATGCCATGCTGTTCGTGGCCAGGAGTCTGCAGGGGCTGGGATCGGCGTTCGCGGACACCTCAGGGATTGCGATGATCGCGGACAAGTACACGGAGGAGTCGGAGCGGAGCACCGCCCTTGGCATCGCCTTGGCATTCATCTCCTTCGGCAGTTTGGTGGCGCCGCCCTTCGGAGGGATACTGTACGAGTTCGCGGGCAAGAGTGTGCCCTTCCTGGTGCTCTCCTTCGTCTCCCTGCTGGATGGCATCCTCTTACTGACTGTCATCATGCCCTTTACCAGCAGAACTCGCGAAAACATGCCCCAGGGAAGCCCCATCTACAAACTCATGATCGACCCTTACATTGCAGTGGTGGCGGGAGCTCTGACCACCTGTAACATCCCCCTGGCCTTCCTGGAGCCCACCATATCCAACTGGATGAAGCAGACAATGAACGCTAGCGAATGGCAAATGGGACTGACCTGGTTGCCCGCATTTTTCCCGCACGTCTTGGGTGTTTATATCACTGTGAAACTCGCGGCCAAATATCCCAATTACCAGTGGTTCTACGGGGCTATTGGCATGGTGATTATAGGTGCCAGCTCATGTACAGTGCCAGCCTGCAGAAACTTCGAAGAGCTCATCATCCCGCTGTGCTCCCTCTGTTTTGGCATTGCCCTGGTAGACACTGCCCTCCTGCCCACCCTAGCCTTCCTGGTAGATGTCCGCCACGTCTCGGTGTATGGCAGCGTGTATGCCATAGCTGACATCTCCTACTCTGTGGCCTACGCCCTGGGACCTATCGTGGCCGGGCAGATTGTCCACACTTTGGGCTTCGTGCAACTCAACCTGGGCATGGGTTGCGCCAACGTCCTGTACGCCCCTGCCCTGCTGCTGCTCCGAAACGTGTGTCAAATGAAACCCTCGCTCTCCGAGAGGAACGTCCTTCTAGAAGAGGGGCCCAAGGGGCTGTACGACACCATCAGGCTGGAGGAGCGCAAGGCCAGCAAGAAGGGGTACGGCAGCTCGGCGGCCAAGCACCCCGGGGCCAGAGTGCTGGTGAACTCCGAGAGCGAGGGCCCCAGAAGGAAGCAGATTGTGTCCGAAGATGATTCATCGGGCAGTGATTACAGTTAA